Sequence from the Streptomyces mobaraensis NBRC 13819 = DSM 40847 genome:
ACGCCGGTCTCGGGGTCCTTGGTGTGGGTGAGCCCCAGGTTGAAGAAGGAGCCGCCGTCCTCGGGCCAGGTGAAGAGCGCCGGGAGCGCGTCCAGGTCGACGTCGTCCCCGGTCAGCACCACTTCCTGGACCGGCGCGTCGCCGGGCTTCACCTTGCGCGGCGGCACGTGCGCCATCGCGCCCAGCTTGCCGAACGCCTCCCGGATCCCGACGAAGCCCTGCGGCAGCTCGGGCTTGAGCAGCCCGCCGATCTTCTCGCCGATCTCGTCGTAGGACTTCAGGCCGAGCGACTTCAGCAGCCGCCGGTCCGTCCCGAAGACGTTCATCGCCAGCGGCATCGCCGAGCCCTTGACGTTCTCGAAGAGGAGCGCCGGGCCGCCGGCCTTGTTCACCCGGTCGACGATCTCCCCTACTTCCAGGTGGGGGTCGACTTCGGCCTTGACGCGCTTGAGGTCGCCGTCGCGTTCGAGCGCTCTGAGGAACGAGCGGAGATCGTCATAAGCCATGCGTTCCAGTATCGAGCACGGACTACCCTGGGCTTGTCACGGGGCCGCGGGACGGCCCCACCGCCACGTCCCGGGGGGCCTTCGGCCAATGCTCAGGTATCTGCCGTTCCTGCTGGTCCTGGCGCTGTGGATCTACGCGTTCATCGACTGTCTGAACACGCCCGAGGAAGAGGTCCGCAAGCTGCCGAAGACCGCCTGGGTGATCATCATCCTGCTCTTCGGAGAGGTGCTGCTCGGGCCGGTCGCCTGGCTGGCCGTCGGCCGGCCGCGGGCGGCGGGCCGGACCGCCCGGCGCGGTGGCGCGGGCTCCGGCGGGGGCGGCTGGGTGGCGCCGGACGACAACCCCGAGTTCCTGCGCTCGCTGGACAAGGACCGCCGGCCGCGCGGGGAGGGCGAGGACCGGGGCTGAGCGCCGCGGCGGAGCCGGGACGGCAGGGACCGTAGAGGCGGTAGGGCGGCAAGCGCGCGGCCGGAACGGCCGGGGCCCGGCGCGCGGTGACGGCCGGGGCCCGGCGTCGAGTCCGTACCGATCGCCCGGCCCCCGGCCCTCCGCTCCCCGGTCACCCACCCGCCCGTTCGGCGGGCGCCGTATCCGCCCATCGGACCAGCCCCCGATCCCCCGATCGGGTAATACGATCACCATTCCATCGCCCCCACCACCCCCAACTCCCTCCCCTTTACGTCCCATTGCCGAGCATTTCACCCGCACTCCCCTATCCCCCGCACTCCCGGGCCGGGAGAGTCGCAACGGCCACACTGTGGCCTGACGCGACCTCAGGGAGGGTGCAATGCCCGGGATCATCAGCAGACGAAGACTCCTCGGCTCGGCCGCGGCCGGCGCCGGCGCCGCCGCGCTCTCGCTGCTTCCGCCCAGCGTCCAGCGCGCCGTGGCGGCCGGACCGCCGCGCCGCGGCTCGCTGGCGGACGTCGAGCACGTGGTCATGCTGATGCAGGAGAACCGCTCCTTCGACCACTACTTCGGCACCCTCAAGGGCGTCCGCGGCTTCGCCGACCCCAAGGCCCTGCGGCTCTCGACCGGACGCAGCGTCTTCCACCAGCCGGACGCCGAGAACCCCAAGGGCTACCTGCTCCCCTTCCACCTCGACACCCGGAAGACGAGCGCCCAGGCCATCCCGTCCACCAGCCACGCCTGGTCCGTGCAGCACGAGGCGTGGAACGGCGGGAAGATGGACAAGTGGCTGCCCGCGCACCGCAAGGCGGACGGGAAGAACGGCCCGTACGTGATGGGGTACCACACGCGCGAGGACATCCCGTTCCAGTTCGCCCTCGCAGAGACGTTCACCATCTGCGACAACTACTTCTGCTCGGTCTTCGGTCCCACCTGGCCCAACCGCCTCTACTGGATGACGGGCACCATCGACCCCGGCGGCACCAAGGGCGGCCCGGTCATCAGCAACACCATGCCGTCCCCCTACCGCTGGACCACCTACGCCGAGCGCCTCCAGGCGGCGGGCGTCAGCTGGCGGGTCTACCAGCAGGAGGACAACTACGGCTGCAACATGCTGGAGTGGTTCAAACGGTTCCGCGACGCGAAGCCCGGCGACCCGCTGTACGAGCGCGGGATGCGCCGGCAGCCGGAGGGGACGTTCGAGGACGACGCCCGCAACGACCGCCTGCCGGCCGTGTCGTGGATCATCCCCACGGGCCCGCAGTCCGAGCACCCGTACTTCATGCCGGCCGCCGGCGCGGACTTCGTCGCGAAGAAGATCGAGGCGATCGCGGACAACCCCAAGGTCTGGGCGAAGACCGTCTTCATCCTCAACTACGACGAGAACGACGGCCTGTTCGACCACGTGCCGCCGCCGGTGCCGCCGAAGGGGACGAAGGACGAGTTCGTGAAGGGCCTGCCGATCGGGGGCGGCTTCCGGGTCCCCTGCCTGATCGTCTCGCCGTGGACGGTGGGCGGCTGGGCGGCGGGCGAGGCGTTCGACCACACCTCGGCGCTGCGCTTCCTGGAGCGCTTCACGGGCGTCCGGGAACCCAACATCAGCGACTGGCGCCGGCGCACCTTCGGCGACCTCACCTCGGCCTTCGGCTTCGACGCACCGGCCCCCCGGGCGCCGCGGCTGCCGCGCGACACGGCGAAGGAGCTGGAGGAGGCGGAGTGGGAGGTCGCCCACCTGCCGAAGCCGACGCTGCCGGGGGCGACGCAGAAGGTCCCGGTACAGGAGAAGGGCACCAGACCGCGCCGGTAAGCACGCCCTGGGGGGTGGCCCCGCACCGGGACCGCCCCTAGGGAAGCTCCCGCTTCCCCTTCCCGTACTCCTCCCGGAGCTCCCGCCACCGGTCGAGCCGCCAGGCCGCCCAGTCGGCGGGACGCCCGGCCAGCGCCTGCAGCAGGTACTCGAAGTGGTGGTGCCACCCGGCCAGGCAGTCCAGCCGCTGGTCGTCCGTCCCGGGCATCTCGTTGGTGAAGTGCAGCAGCGTCCCCCCGACGCTCGCCGGCGCCTTCTCCAGCTCGAACCGGATGCGTCCGTGGATCTCGACGGTGTACTCGGCGAGGCTCTCCGGCTCCCAGGCGGTCACCCGGCCCGGCGCGACGGTGGCGTTGCCTTCCGGATCGGTGTTCAGCCACCGCAACGTGATGGCCCCGCCCTCCCGCCGCTCGAACGGCTCGGCGGCGGCCAGCCAGGTCGGCAGCCCTTCCGGCGTCGCGACGGCCTCCCACACCCGCTCCCGGGGGTACGGGAGCGACAGCTCGTAGCAGAGCGTGTGGACGTCGCCGTGGGTCTCCGAGGCCCCGTAGGGGGACGGCATCTCCATGTCTCCAGCACACCACAGCCCCACGCGTCCCGCGCGTCAGTCGCGGGGCCAGGAGGTGGTGTCGATCAGGATGCCGGAGGAGGGGAGGGTGAACTTCTCCCCGAAGGTGTGGCTCGTCTCGTCCGTGTACACGCCGTCGCGCGGCGCGTGGAAGACGTGCGCCACCCCCGTCTTCGGGTCGGCGATCAGGTACGTCGGGATGCCGGCGGCGGCGTAGACCTTCAGCTTGGCGTCGTAGTCGTCGCGGCGGCTGCCCTTGGAGACGACCTCGGCGACGAACTCGACGTCGCGGTAGTCATAGCACCCGCGATCGTCCTCTTCCGCCCCCTCCTTCACCAGAGCGATGTCGGGGGCGTAGCCGTTGAGCGTTCCCGGGAAGTCGATACGGACGTCCCAGAGAATGTTGGCGTCGATCCCGAGACCGGCTTCCAGGGCGCGATTCAACCCTCGAATGATCATTGCGTGCACCGCGCGCTGCGGATTCATGACGATCTCCCCCTCGATGATCTCCGCCCGATACCCCGCAGGCACATTCATGGCCTCGATGAGGGCGAACATCTCATCCAGCTCGGCCGAGTCCTCAACGGTCACCATCGGCACCTCCCCGTCTGAAATCCGAGTCTAGGAACGCACTCCCGCCCTCACCCTCGCACAAAGGCCCGCTCCCCCGAAGGAGGGAGCGGGCCCATGCGGGTGACGCGCGGCGGGTGCCGGTCAGACGCCCGAGTAGGAGTGCTTGCCGCCGAAGAGGAAGTTCACCCCGTAGTAGTTGAAGATGTAGCAGGCGAACGCGGCCAGGCCCAGGTAGGCGGCCTTGCGGCCCTTCCAGCCGGCGGTGGCGCGGGCGTGCAGGTAGGACGCGTAGGCGACCCAGGTGATGAAGGACCAGACCTCCTTGGGGTCCCAGCCCCAGTAGCGGCCCCAGGCGGCCTCGGCCCAGATCGCGCCCGCGATGATCGTGAAGGTCCACAGCGGGAAGACGGTCGCGTTGATCCGGTAGCCGAACTTGTCGAGCGTCGCCGCGGACGGCATCCGGCTCAGCATGTTGTCCCAGGCCATGTGGAGCCGGACGCCCAGGCGGATGCCCAGGCCGGCGTCCTTCGACAGGCCCTTGAGCTTCTTCTCCAGGACGCCCGGACCCGTCTTGCCGGCCGCCAGCCGGACCTCGTAGCCGTCGCGGAAGCGGTAGAAGAGGGTCGAGACGGCGCCGACGTACAGCGAGGCGCCGGAGACGATCGCGCAGGAGACGTGGATCCACAGCCAGTACGAGTGCAGCGCGGGCACCAGCTGGTCGCTGGAGGTGTAGAGCACGCTGATGGCCAGACCCAGGTCGAGCAGGATCGTGGTGACCAGCGGCAGGCCCAGCCAGCGGATGTTCTTCTTGGCGACGAGCAGCCCCAGGTAGACCGCGACGGCGACCATGCCGAAGGTCGTGGAGAACTCGTACATGTTGCCCCACGGCGCCCGCCGCACCGACAGGGCGCGGGTGAGCACCCCGCCCGCGTGCAGCGCGAACGCCAGCACCGTCAGCGAGACCGCGATGCGGCCGTACAGGTCGCCCTTCTCGCTGGTGCCGGCCGCGCCCGGGCCGTCGGGGACGTCGTCGCGGGTGCCGGGGGCCGATCGGGTGACGACCTTGGGCCGCTCCAGCACCGCCGTGCCGCCCGCCTTGCGGACGGTGACCGCGACGGCGGCCGGGCGGGGCTCCGCCGTGATCGCGGCGGCGGTCCGGCCGACGGCGCTGCGGCTGCCGAAGACCCACTCGGTGATGTGGGCGAGGAAGGCGAGGGTGTAGACGGCCATCGCCGAATAGATCAGCACATTGCTGGTGTGGGCCATGTTCTCGTTGGCCGCGGCAGCGATGTTCACGCGCGCGCTCCTTCGGAGGAATCCGTGGGTTCAGCGGATCGGGTGGGTTCTTCGGCGGTCGCGTCGGCGTTCGCTCCGGCGGGCTTGTCCACGGCCCGTTCCTCGGCTGTCTCCACGGCCTTCTCTTCTTCGCTCTTTGCGGAACTCTTGCCGGAGCTCTCGTCCGAGCCCTCGCCGGACGAGTCCTCGCCGGACGGACTCTCACCGGACGAGCTCTCACCGGACGAGCTCTCACCGGAGGGGGTCGTCCCGTCGGGCTCCTCCTCCGCCACCGGCGGCGCCGCGCTCTGCAGCGCGACCGCCAGCTCGTACAGCTCCTCCGGCACCTTGGCCGACTCACTGCGGCCGAGACCGGCCAGCTCCACGACAGTACGCCCGTCCGCCCCGCGCACGGCACGCACCCACACCCGGCGGCGCTGGATGAACAGCGATCCGGCGACGCCGATCAGCGCCGCGACGGCCCCGGCCAGCGCCGGCATGTCACCGGGCTTGTGCGAGATCTGGAAGGTCGCCCAGGTGCTGATGCCGTCGAACTTCAGCGAGCCCGCGCCGTCGGGCAGCGTCATGGTCTCGCCGGGCTTCAGCGCCCGCGCGAAGGGCCGGTCCCCCTCCATGAACTGCTTCATCCGCTTGGTCTCGAGCTTGTAGACGCTCTGCGGCAGGCCGGAGTCGATCCCCAGGTCGCCCTTGTACGCGGTGAGGATCAGCACCGGGTTGTCCAGCGCCGGGAAGACCGACGCCATCCGCCCGGTGCGCAGGTCGAGCGTGGGGACGAAGTTGCCCGTGAACCCGAGCTGGCTCTTCTTGCCGTTCTTGTCCCAGTAGTCGGGGACCTTGATGACGGTGGTCTCGGTGATGTTGTTGTCCAGCGGCAGCGAGGCCACCGCGCCGTGGTAGACCACGGTGCCCTGGCCGTCGCGGATGGTGACCTTCGGCGCGTAGCCGTGGCCCTGGAGGTACACCTTCGAACCGCCGACCTCCAGCGGTTCGTTCACCTTGATCGTGGTGTCGCGCGGTGTGCCGTCCGCGCCCTCCCAGTAGCTGATGTGCGCCCGGTAGTCGCGCGGCGTGCCCTTCTGCGGGCCGGTGCGCTCGTACGTCCCGGTGAAGCCCTTGAGCTGGAAGCCGAACGGGGGCAGGTCGTCGGTGCTGAACAGCGAGCCCGACTTGAAGTCGTCGTACTGCGTGAGCGTGTTCGAGAACTTGTCGCCCTCGACGACGAGCTTGCCGCCCTCGTACTTCCAGAGCTGTGCGGACGCGAACGCCACCAGCATCACGATCAGCGAGACGTGGAAGAGGAGGTTGCCCGCCTCGCGCAGGTAGCCCTTCTCGGAGGCGACCGAGTCGTCCGCCGCGACCGTGCGGAAGCGCTTGCGGCGCAGCGCCCGCCGGGCCGCCGCGAGGACCTCGTCCGGATCGGCGTCGGTGCGCCAGGTGGCGTAGGCGGGCAGCCGGTCGAGGCGGCGCGGCGCCTTCGGCGGCCGGCCGCGGAGCTGGCCGACGAACTGCCAGGTGCGCGGGACGATGCAGCCGATCAGCGAGACGAACAGCAGGATGTAGATCGCGGAGAACCACACCGAGCTGTAGACGTGGAAGAGCTGAAGCTTCTCGTAGATCGGCGTCAGCGTCTTGTGCGCTTCCTTCCACGTGTCGGCCTTGACCGAGTCGACGCTGGTCTGCGGGATCAGCGAGCCGGGGATGGTCGCGAGGGAGAGCAGGAGCAGCAGGATCAGCGCGACCCGCATCGAGGTCAGCTGCCGCCAGAACCAGCGCAGCCAGCCGATGACCTCCCGCCCGGTCCAGGCGAGCGCGCCCAGCGCGCCCGGGCGCCGGACGCCGCCGAACGAACCCGGGACCGCCTGGCCACGGTCCTCGGCCGGGGCCGTGGACAGCCGGGCGCCCGCGGCGTCGTCCTCCTGCGCCTCGGTGGTGGGCGTGCTATCGGTCTTGGCCATGGTTCAGATCCCGGGTTGGTACTTGTTCGACCACGTCTGCAGGTCCTGGATGAGGTAGTCCCACGCTCCCGTCACCAGCAGGAGGCCGACCAGGACGAGCATGCCGCCGCCGATCCGCATCACCCATGCGTAGTGCTTCTTGACCCAGCCGAAGGCGCCGAGCGCCCGGCGGAAGGCGAGGGCGGTGAGTATGAACGGCAGGCCGAGCCCGACGCAGTAGGCGAGGGTCAGCAGAGTGCCCCGGCCCGGACTGGCCTCCTTGAACGACAGGGCCTGGACGGCGGCCAGCGTGGGTCCGATGCACGGGGTCCAGCCGACGCCGAAGCCGATGCCCAGCAGCGGCGCCCCGAGCAGTCCCATCGTGGGTTTCACGTGGAACCTGAACTCGCGCTGACCGAATCGGTTCAGCAGGCCCGTGAAGAGGAGCCCGAGGACGATCATGACGGCGCCGAGCACCGTGGAGATCGTCCCCTCGTACCGCTTGAGGGTGGTGCCGAAGTAGCCGAAGGCCGCGCCCATCGAGACGAGGACGGCGCTGAAGCCCAGGACGAACAGGGAGGAGCCGGCCAGCATCCGGCCCCGGCGGGTCTCCGCGAGGTCCGCGCCGCCGACCCCCGTCACATAGGAGAGGTAGCCCGGCACCAGCGGCAGCACGCACGGCGAGAAGAACGACACCAGCCCGCCGAGCACCGCCACGGGCAGCGCCAGCAGCAGCGCTCCGGAGAGGACGGTGTGGTTCAGGCCGTCGCCGGAGGCGGCGAGGACGAGCGACGCGGCGTTCACGGCGTCACTTCTCCGCGACCAGCTGGTCGAGGGTCTCGGTCAGCTCGTCCTCGGTCAGCGGCTTGAGCGCCCGGCCGGCGATCTTCCCGTTCCGGTCGATGAAGACGGTGGAAGGGATGGCCTGCGGGTTGAGGTTGCCCTTGGGGAAGCGCAGGATCAGCTGCCCGCCCGAGTCATGGATGCTCGGGTAGGGGACGTCGAAGGACTTCTCGAAGGCGACGGAGTTCGCCTTGTCGGGGTCGCGGACGTTGAGGCCCACGAACTCGACGCCCTTGCTCTTGAAGTCCCGGGCGGCCTTCACCAGGTTCTTCGCCTCGGCCCGGCAGGGAGAGCACCACGAGCCCCAGACGTTAAAGACAATGATCTTGCCCTTGAACTTCTCGGTGGCGTTGAGCTGCTCGCCCTGCAGGGTCGTGCCGGACAGCTCCGGCGCGTCCTTCCGGGCGTCGCGGTCCTTGACGATGTCGACCCCGCCGGTGCCCTGCACGAACTGCGTCTCACCGCCGCCACCGGAGGTCCCTCCGGACCCGCAGGCGCTCAGCGTCAGCGCCACGAGGACGGCGCCGACGGCCGGCACGGCGGTACGACGGCGGAACGGGCGGAACCGGGTGCGTCGATCGGCGCGGCAGGCACTCATGTGAAAAGTTTCGCATGGCGATTTACGGGATCTTCCGCGCCCCCCTTGCCCCACCCGACCCTGGTGCTCAGCGGCCCGGAGTCCACTTCTCCCCGGTACGCAGCCGGCGCAGCCCTTCCAGCACTGCCGGGTCCTGGGCGTCCAGCCAGTCGCACAGCTGCCGGAAGGAGACCGGGCGGACGTCCTTGTGCCGTTCGTCGGCGATGCGTTTGAGCGCCTCCTCCACGGCGTCCATGTAGATCCCGCCGTTCCAGCGCTCGAAGTGGTTGCCGATGAAGAACGGCGCCCGGTTGGTCTCGTACGCGCGCCGGAACCCCGCGAGGTACGCCTCCGTGGCCTGCCGGCGCCAGCCCGGGTAGTGGGCGGGCGGGGCCTTGGTGGAGTTCCGGGACTGGTTGGCGAGCAGGTTGTAGTCCATGGAAAGCAGCTCGAAAGAGTGACCCGGAAAGGGGATCAACTGCAACGGAAAGTCCCAAATCCCCTGCCGCTTCACCGGCCACACCTGGCGTCCGCCCGGCGAGCTCGCGTCGTACCGCCAGCCCAGCCTCGCCGCCGCGGGCAGCAGGTTCCCCCGGCCCAGCAGGCAGGGCGTCCGGCCGCCGACCAGCTCGCGGCGGTAGTCGAAGGGCAGCGGCTCGACGTCGGTGAAGCCGGTGTTCGTCCGCCACGACATGACGAACGAGACCGCCTGCTTGATCTCCGACTCCCACTGCTCCGGGGTCCAGCGGGCCACCGAGCCGGGCCCCGAGCAGAAGTGCCCGTTGAAGTGCGTGCCGATCTCGTGGCCCTCCAGCCACGCCGCGCGCACGTTCCGCAGGGTCTCCTTGATGTGCTCGTCGGCGAGGTAGCCGATGGCCGAGGCGCCCACCGGGTTGTTCGGCGGCCGGTAGAGCGACTTGCGGGACTCCGGCAGACAGTAGAGGCCGGTGAGGAAGAAGGTCATCCGCACGCCGTGGTCCCGGGCGAGCCCGCGGAAGCGCGGGAAGAGGCCGTCGCCGACCTCGCCGGCGCCGTCCCAGGAGAAGACGACGAACTGCGGCGGGCGCTGGCCCGGCTCCAGCCGCTCCGGAGGGGGCAGCCGGCCCGGCTGCCGGCCGGTGTCCGCCGTCGAACCGTCGCCGATCGGCCGCACATGGGCCAGCCCCCGGGCGGGGGCCACCACCGGGTCCGCGGCCCGGTCCGGGGCGGACGAGCAGCCCCCGGCGGCCGACGCGACGGCCGCGCCCGCGACCGCGCCCAGGAATCCTCGTCGGCCGATGTCCGGCACGCGCGGCCTCCGCTCGTCGTCGACGCGCCCCACCCTCCTGCCGTCCATATAAGACGACGAAGAGGGGGACGGCGCGCCGACGTACGGCGGTCGCGTTACCCCCGGAGCCGCGCGGTCAGGCCCCGAACGCCTTGGGCCCGCCCTTGACCGGCTTGGCGCCCGCCCGCAGATGGGCCGGGACCAGGTCGCGGGCCGGCTCGCTGTAGCCCACCGAAACGATTTTGTCGCCGCGGTAGGTGAACGTCGTCAGGCTGGCCAGCGTGCACTGCCGCTTCCGCGGGTCGTGCCACAGCCGGCGCCGCTCCACGAAGCTGCGCACGATCCAGATCGGCAGCTGGTGGCTGACGCACACCGCCTCGTGCCCGCGGGCCGCGTCCCGCGCCGCGTTCAGCGCGCCCATCATCCGCACCACCTGCTCCACGTAGGGCTCGCCCCACGACGGCCGGAACGGGTTGGTCAGGTGCTTCCAGTTGGCCGGCTTGCGCAGCGCGCCGTCGCCGACGCCGAAGGTCTTGCCCTCGAAGACGTTCTCCGCCTCGATCAGCCGCGCGTCCGTCGCCAGGTCCAGACCGTGCGCCTTGGCGATCGGCGCCGCCGTCTCCTGCGCCCGCTCCAGCGGCGAGGCCACCACGTGCGTGACGTCCCGCCCGGACAGGTGCTCGGCCACCCGGTCCGCCATCTCCCGGCCCAGGTCCGACAGGTGGTAGCCCGGTCTGCGGCCGTACAGCACGCCCTCCGGGTTGTGCACCTCGCCGTGCCGCATCAGGTGCACGACGGTGATGTCGTTGCCCTCGCCACTCACTTCTGCTCCTCCGTCGCCTCGGCCGCCGCCCGCGCCGCCGCGGGCAGGGCCGCCGCGATCCGCTCGATCGCCGCGCTGTCGTGGGCCGTCGACACGAACCAGGACTCGAACGCCGACGGCGGCAGGTAGACGCCCTGCGCCAGCATCGAGTGGAAGAAGGCGGTGTACCGGAACGACTGCTGCCGCTTGGCCAGCTCGTAGTCCGTGACCTCCCGGTCCGTGAAGAAGACCGAGAACATGTTGCCCGCCGTCTGCAGCCGGTGCGCCACGCCCTCCTTCGTCAGCGCCGCCGTCACCAGCCCGCTGATCTCCGCGGAGACCGCGTCCACCCGCTCGTACGCGGCGTCGTCCAGCAGCCGCAGCTGCGCCAGGCCCGCCGCCGTCGCCACCGGGTTCCCGGACAGGGTGCCCGCCTGGTAGACCGGGCCCGCCGGGGCCAGGTGCGCCATCACATCGGCCCGGCCGCCGAACGCCGCCGCCGGGAAACCGCCGCCCATGACCTTGCCGAAGGTCATCAGGTCCGGCTTGACGCCGTCCACGCCGTACCAGCCGGCCTTCGAGACCCGGAAGCCGGTCATGACCTCGTCGGAGATGAACAGGGCGCCGTTCTTGGCACACGCCTGCTTCAGACCCTCGTTGAAGCCCGGCCGCGGCGGCACCACGCCCATGTTGCCCGGCGACGCCTCGGTGATCACACAGGCGATCTCGCCGGGGTACGCGTGGAACGCCTCGTGCACGACCTCCAGGTCGTTGTACGGCAGGACGATCGTGTCGCCCGCCTGGGCACCGGTGACACCGGGCGTGTCCGGCAGCCCGAACGTCGCCACCCCCGAGCCGGCCGCGGCCAGCAGCGCGTCCACGTGGCCGTGGTAGCAGCCCGCGAACTTGATCACCTTCGCCCGGCCGGTGAACCCGCGCGCCAGCCGGATCGCCGACATCGTCGCCTCGGTCCCGGACGAGACCAGGCGCACCTGCTCCACCGGCTCCACCCGCGCCACGATCTCCTCGGCGAGGGCCACCTCGCCCTCGCCGGGCGTGCCGAACGACGTGCCGCGGGCCACTGCGGCCTGCACCGACGCGATCACCTCGGTGTGCGCGTGGCCGAGAATCATCGGCCCCCACGAGCAGACCAGATCCACGTACTCCCGGCCGTCCGCGTCGGTGAGGTACGGACCGGTCGCGGACACCATGAACCGGGGCGTACCGCCCACGGCGCGGAACGCCCGCACCGGAGAGTTCACGCCACCGGGCGTCACGACCGCCGCGCGCTCGAAGAGCGTCTGGGACACTGGGGCTTCATATGAATAAGGCACTCTGTTCCTGCCTGCGACAGACGTAGGGAGGGACGGCGACGGCCGCCGCACGCCCCGGCTTGTGGACCCTGCTCGGGTTCGCTCGGGTTCGCTGGTTTTTCTCCTGCTTCCGACCGGGTGTCAGCCCCCGCGCATCTGGGACACTGGGGCCGAAGAGGGGTAGCTCACGCTAGCCATGGTCTCAGAGCCCCGTGGGCACGTGTGTCCGGGCGTTTCACACGCTCTCGACGGGGGAGGTGTCTGAGACGATGATCGGGTTGCGCGGCGGGGGCTGTGCTGCGTAAAAAAGCGATCGGGTGGAGATATGCATCGCGGTGGCGGACTGGGTGAGGGCACCGACGACCTGGGGCCCGAGCGAGCCCGGCCGCCCCGCAGGGGCCGGCACCGGCGGGACGACCACCTCAGGGCCGGCGGCCCGGACGGCGTCGGGGGACCCGGCGGGGCGGGCAGGGCCGACGGAGCCGGCAGGCCCGACGACAACGACAGGGTCGACGGGGGACACAGCGCGATCAGGAGTGGCCGAGTGGGGGTGACCTACAAGTACTTCGGCGCGCCCAACGGGGCCACCGCGGCACGCGTGCCCATTTCCATGCGCCCCGAAGAGCTCGGCGGTGACGAGCTGGGCATGGGCGGCATGTTCACCAGGATCAAGCCGGAGACCGTCGCCGCCATGGTGCTCACCGGCATCCAGGGCATACCCCTGCACAAGGTGCCCCCGCTGGAACTGGTCGTGCTCCACCCCGACTACGCGGTCGTCAAGCTGCCCATGACGGTCGTCGACCCGCTGCGCGGCATCGGCGAGGAATCCGTCGGCGCCGCCGCCTTCATCTGGTCCACCGTCCCCGACCGGGGCGGCCCCCGCGACGCCTTCACGGTCTACCGGCTGCTCCACGAGTGGCAGGACTTCAGCCACCGGCTGCACGAGGCCGGCCACCAGCCGTACTGCCTGGTCTGGCCCTGACGGCCCGGGGCCCGGCGGCTCGGGCTCCCGCTCGGGCTCCCTGAAGACCCGACGGCCCGACGGCTCAGCTCCCTGGCGCCCCGAAGGCCCGGCGACCCGAAGGCCCCCGCACCCCACCCGAACACCCGTCATATCCTCGGCACCAGCCACGCCCGTCCGTGCCGCCACCGCCGCCCGAGGAGGCCCCATGACCACCCCCACCGCCGTGATCACCGGAGCGAGCAGCGGGATCGGCGCCGCCACCGCCCGCGCCCTGGCCGCCGCCGGCTACCGCGTCGTCCTCACCGCCCGCCGCAAGGACCGCATCGACGCCCTCGCCGCCGAGCTGACCGAGGCCGGCCACCAGGCCGTCGCCTACGAACTCGACGTCACCGACCGCGACGCCGTCACCGTCTTCTCCGTCTTCCTCGACGACTACGCCCCGGTCGAGGTCCTGGTCAACAACGCCGGCGGCGCCATCGGCACCGAGACCGTCGCCACCGCCGACCCCGCCGACTGGCGCGCCATGTACGAGGTCAACGTCCTCGGCACGCTCCAGACCACCCAGGCCCTGCTGCCCCTGTGGAAGGACTCCCCCGGCACCGTCGTCATCGTCTCCTCCACCGCCGGCCTCGCCACCTACGAGGGCGGCGGCGGCTACGTCGCCGCCAAGCACGGTGCCCACGTCATCGCCGAGACCCTGCGCCTGGAGCTCAACGGGCTGCCCGTCCGCGTCATCGAGATCGCCCCCGGCATGGTCCGCACCGAGGAGTTCGCCCTCAACCGCTTCCGCGGCGACGAGGGCAGGGCCGACGCCGTCTACACCGGCGTCAGCGAACCGTTGACAGCCGAGGACGTGGCGGAGACGATCACCTGGGCGGTCACCCGGCCGCACCACGTGAACGTCGACCTGCTCGTGCTGCGCCCCCGCGCCCAGGCGTCCAACTACAAGGTGCACCGCGAGCCCCAGGAGAACTGACCCATGCGCGTCACCGGCTTCGACCACCTCG
This genomic interval carries:
- a CDS encoding PLD nuclease N-terminal domain-containing protein, giving the protein MLRYLPFLLVLALWIYAFIDCLNTPEEEVRKLPKTAWVIIILLFGEVLLGPVAWLAVGRPRAAGRTARRGGAGSGGGGWVAPDDNPEFLRSLDKDRRPRGEGEDRG
- a CDS encoding phosphocholine-specific phospholipase C produces the protein MPGIISRRRLLGSAAAGAGAAALSLLPPSVQRAVAAGPPRRGSLADVEHVVMLMQENRSFDHYFGTLKGVRGFADPKALRLSTGRSVFHQPDAENPKGYLLPFHLDTRKTSAQAIPSTSHAWSVQHEAWNGGKMDKWLPAHRKADGKNGPYVMGYHTREDIPFQFALAETFTICDNYFCSVFGPTWPNRLYWMTGTIDPGGTKGGPVISNTMPSPYRWTTYAERLQAAGVSWRVYQQEDNYGCNMLEWFKRFRDAKPGDPLYERGMRRQPEGTFEDDARNDRLPAVSWIIPTGPQSEHPYFMPAAGADFVAKKIEAIADNPKVWAKTVFILNYDENDGLFDHVPPPVPPKGTKDEFVKGLPIGGGFRVPCLIVSPWTVGGWAAGEAFDHTSALRFLERFTGVREPNISDWRRRTFGDLTSAFGFDAPAPRAPRLPRDTAKELEEAEWEVAHLPKPTLPGATQKVPVQEKGTRPRR
- a CDS encoding SRPBCC domain-containing protein gives rise to the protein MEMPSPYGASETHGDVHTLCYELSLPYPRERVWEAVATPEGLPTWLAAAEPFERREGGAITLRWLNTDPEGNATVAPGRVTAWEPESLAEYTVEIHGRIRFELEKAPASVGGTLLHFTNEMPGTDDQRLDCLAGWHHHFEYLLQALAGRPADWAAWRLDRWRELREEYGKGKRELP
- a CDS encoding Uma2 family endonuclease, translating into MVTVEDSAELDEMFALIEAMNVPAGYRAEIIEGEIVMNPQRAVHAMIIRGLNRALEAGLGIDANILWDVRIDFPGTLNGYAPDIALVKEGAEEDDRGCYDYRDVEFVAEVVSKGSRRDDYDAKLKVYAAAGIPTYLIADPKTGVAHVFHAPRDGVYTDETSHTFGEKFTLPSSGILIDTTSWPRD
- the ccsB gene encoding c-type cytochrome biogenesis protein CcsB, translated to MNIAAAANENMAHTSNVLIYSAMAVYTLAFLAHITEWVFGSRSAVGRTAAAITAEPRPAAVAVTVRKAGGTAVLERPKVVTRSAPGTRDDVPDGPGAAGTSEKGDLYGRIAVSLTVLAFALHAGGVLTRALSVRRAPWGNMYEFSTTFGMVAVAVYLGLLVAKKNIRWLGLPLVTTILLDLGLAISVLYTSSDQLVPALHSYWLWIHVSCAIVSGASLYVGAVSTLFYRFRDGYEVRLAAGKTGPGVLEKKLKGLSKDAGLGIRLGVRLHMAWDNMLSRMPSAATLDKFGYRINATVFPLWTFTIIAGAIWAEAAWGRYWGWDPKEVWSFITWVAYASYLHARATAGWKGRKAAYLGLAAFACYIFNYYGVNFLFGGKHSYSGV